AGGAGGAaggtgggcagcaggagccagcagccgCCGTGTGCTGTGTGCCAAGAAGCAGCTccagggtgtgcccaggggCGGGAAGGGAGCGGGTCAGAGCAGCAGCCGTGCCCAAACGGCATCACCGAGGGCTGCTGGGCCCCGCTCCCACTgcagacaggaaaagaaagccccaaacctccccaaactgAGCTTGGTTGGAGGGGGACACCCTTGCTCCGTGCTGGAGGTCACGCCTGGATCCCACGCCTCGCCTTGAGCCCCCAGTTCAGGTGCGAAGACTGGAGTGGGGCCTGAGTGtggggcggggggagccgggcAGGTGAGGAGGCTCCACCTGCGGCTCCAGGGCTCCCGGCAGAGACGGAGCACCGGGCAcgggggcgggccgggctgTCGCTGCCCTGGCGATGCCAGCGCTGCCATGGCAGCCTTGGggtcctgccagctgctgcacaaGGCCCCGGGAGGGAGCGGCAGCTCAgccccgcagcagcagcagcagcagctcggcTCTCGCAGGAGGTGCGAGCAAAGGTGGGCCTAGGTTTGGGGCGATGCTGTGGGTGCCGTGTccgggctggagcagcagacacaggTAAAAAGctctctctctgctgcaggtTGGCCAGCAGTTGGATCCAGGGTTAGAGGCTGTCTGCCGTGCTTTGTGCTTGGCTGCTCAAAGGACCCTGTTCCTGCAGAAGGATGGctgcaaagaaaaaggagctaGTGCTGCAGGTCAGTAGTAGCCAGGCCTTTAGCAGAGCTTGTAAACTCTCAGTAAGGGCAAAGGATGGAGTTCAGCCTTGGGGTATCTCAGATTCTGCTGGCAAAGCCCCTCTGCGAGGTCCTCGTGGGGAAGAGGCGTTCTCACAAGGCAGGTGGGAAGCGTGGGAGGACCTGGCAGGTCACAGCTGTCCCCAGTAAGGGCTGTGCGgtgcagagggagctgctgcaggttgTGTCTGGGGCCATTGGGGCCTAGCACAGGTTTAGCTGCTGTCAGGGACCAAAATGCCTCTGTTTTGTGAGGTAATGGCTCAGAGGACATTCAGGAGTAGAGAACTGGAGTTGGTGCATCTCCTGGATGGGCATTTCTGGCCAGGTCATGTATTCAGAAAGACTGCTGTAAAGGTGGAAAAGCTCAGAGGTACAAGAAAAACTCAAAGGCTGAAAAATCTATTTCACAGTGATGTGTAGAGGAATTTCTCCCTGTTTACACTGCACAGGTGACCTAGTGGTGCTTTATAACTACTGCATGGGGAGAGGGGGGTTCTAAGAGCAGTTCCCTATGCAAAAACATTGAAAACCCAAAGTGGGTTCAACAGGTCTGCTCTGAATTTTGAAAGCAGTTCAGTCTTCACaagagagaaagaatgaaagagaTTATGGCCTTGTTTATTCACTGTTTAAATTGGAAAATGTGAATATGTGTAAGAAGGAAAGAGGGGCACTTTATGAAGATGGGAATAGTTTCTGTTGCTGCTTGTCCAGCTGTGTTCCTGTGGGATGGGGACCTTGACATCAACCAGACTGTGCACCTTTGGCAGCAAAGggaaagctgggattttttaCATCTGCAGATGAAAGCTGAACCTGTGTAGGACATGAGGGGATGTCCTGGAAGGGTTCTGGTTTTGTTAGAGAAAAGCCAGGTCCAAGCAGCCTCAGGACATTGAAATTAGCAAAGCACCTTGAAGAGTGCCAGCAGTCCTTGAGTCCGGTGGTTGAACTCATGGCTAAATTCATTATCACAAATTACTGTCATAAATCATTTAGACTCATTAGCATTCTGTGAAACACTCTGAGGGTGGTCCCAACACTAGGAATAATTAAATTTTGTAGTTCTGAGGGTGTTCTCTGAAAAAACTAAGCTTGGGGTCATGTGCTGAACAGGCCCTGAGTGAGACAAGGCCCTGGAGAAACTGCCCTGTGTGACCCCCAGTGACACAGCTCTGAACACCTGAGAGATGGCATTTCATTTGCAATGGAGTTTTCACTCTtggaattcttggctgtgagatTTTAACAGCCCTTTAATGCCCATTGGTGTTAATTATTGTGAAATAGCTGGCCTTGATGCAACTTCCTGTCTTCCATTGTAGTCTAAATGTAGCTGGGGTTGATGATACCCACTGAGGAAGGAATTAGGAATCTTCATTGTTCAGGATGAACAAAACCAGGTCTTGCATTTCTCAAgaaaccttttttattttaacttgctgtgtttttctaaGTCCATACTGAAGGGCACATTCTGTAAGATGGGGATGATGGTAAGGATTATATCCTTTCTAATAACAGCATTGGGAGTGTGGGATAATAGAGTGCAGCACATGGAATGGTCTAGGGCATCCCTGACAGGGTCAATCCCTGAGCAAGCTGGTCTAACACTGAGTTTTGTGCAGGGGATTAGGTGAAGGACTCCACAGGCCTCTCCCAGCCTAGAACTTTGTGTTCTCTGTTCACTGTGCTTTGGAAGTCTTTAGGTAGCAGCTGGGAATTCAGGTAAGGACATGCTGGGTCCTTAGACCCTGCTCTAGTGCCCACACATCATGGAAACTGTGTATTTACTAGTTCAGTTTCTCAAGGCTGAAACATCTCAAAGCAGTAGAGTTTGTGTGCAGGCAAAGTGAGAAACTGCTGCTGGAGAATCAGGTGGTTCATAGACCCTGTGAGGACTGGGCCTGAATGAGGTGTAGTTCGACTggagccctgggcaggcaggtggaGATCCTGACAAGGGGCTGTGGGTCCCAGTTTGGGGgacccaaaaccaaccaaccagccaaCCCCCAGAACAATTCTCTGCAAACTGAGTCTGGGatccccaggcagccactgtTCTGGTAGTGCCACTGAACAGGGGAGGACTTGCCGTTGGCTGGAtgctgctgccccttccctctgcctttccttgAATCTTGTGAGACATCCCGATCAGCTGGTCAGAGGTGAGAGAATCACACCCAGAGGAGATTCCTGAGTGCTCAGGTAATGCCTCTTCAGGCAGGTGTGTCCCTCTGGAGCAATTTGTCAATATGTTTGCAGCAACTGGGTAGTACCTGGTGACTTACTGTGGCTTTTACTGCGTTTTTCAATTTTCCACACAGATTAACATCACTAGCCAGGAGCTTTGGGAAGAAATGCTGTGTCTCAAAGGACTCATTGGTAAGGGTTTGGTCAGCACACTGAATTGCTCTTGTTCTGTGTTGGAAGGACAGAAGCACTGTTAGGAATTACTAGTGTTAAGGATGTTTAGTCACTCTCTCCATTCCCCTTACCctgaatggaagaaaaaaatattctagcCAAGGTGAGACCAGTAGGAGGTTTTAGTCCTCTTCATTTATGTGGGACAGTCGTCATGCAATCCAAGCAGTGCTGGTCCAGGAGCTTCTGGAGTCTCCAATCTCCACTGCTTGGAACAGGACTGTCCCCAGCACGAGGAACAGCCCTGCCTCCCAAGGCTCTTGGGAAAACCTCGTGTGCTCTACCTCTGTGCAGCAGTTTTCCCTGGGAATTCTGCTACCTCCAAGGCCACAGCCATGTCCATTGTGGACTCCTCCACATCATTCTTAGCTTGTTATTTTATAACGTAATCCTGTCCTCTCATGCAGCATTGCAAACCTTGCAAGGATTTCCAGTTCAGAGCTGAATCCAGCCCTTCTAGCATATGGCCTATTGGTCTGTGTCTAAACTGACCCATTTTTACCTCATTCTGACTCATTTTCCTGCTTGCAGTTGTTGATGTGTTTCAAGCCTGGTGTGGCCCATGCAAACCAGTAGTGAATCTGTTCCAAAAAATCAGGAATGAAGTTGGCAGTAATCTCCTGCATTTTGCTGTGGTAAGATCTTATTTGGCACTGCTTAAAATACCCAGTCCCCTGAAATCAGCTGAGGTCTAAGGGCTGAAATCACTTATCTTTCCAGTATTTAGCCCAAACCATAGCAGTGCAGGAGTTGCAGCTGCTGGGAGTGAACCTGCCACATACAGGGGCTTGGGTATATCTATAAGAATTCATATAATTTAAGAATTTTCAGGCTTCAACTGCTTTATTCTTTCCAGATTTCTACTTAAGAAAGTAACATTAGACAGAGTCATTAACACATTCCCTCTGGTGTACAGGgagaggctgaaggagctggattTGGTCACCCTGGAGAGGAAAATGGACAGATGTCCAGTGGGGGGAGGATGGAGAAGGCAGACACTGATGTCTCTCAGGGGAAcgcagcaacaggacaagagataATGGGATAAGTTGCAGCAGGGAAAGGTCCAAGTAAATAGAAGGGAAAAGTATTCAGGTGGGAGTGTAGGACACTGGGACAGGttcccagagtgctgtgcagagctgatTCTTGGAGGAGCTCAAAACTGACACAGCCTTGAGCAACCTCCTGTACCCCtgagtgcagctctgccctgggcagggactgGAGCCCTTCCCAAGTCCCTCCCTGCCTCAGCCAGGCAGTGACTCTGTGTTCAGGTGCCTTtcctggctggaggcagctctgcactgTGGACAGGGCCGAGGGCAGTGAGGTTCCTCATGGCTCAgccctcctgtctctgctgccactgcagctcctcctggcacTTCTCTCAGTCCTCGTGGGCAGGAGCCCTGAACTCACTTGTCAGCTTTTCCTCTGGGACTCAGCCAGGCGAGCTGCTGGGAATAGATatccctgtcccacaggagcgctgctccagctcctgcaggtgaCATCTACCTGCTCCTCAGGCACTGGAAATGAGCTGTGAGCTGGCTGTGGCCCTGCCTCTGACCAGTGTCATTTTGTCCCCAAAGTCTGGGACCCAGAGGTGTTTTCCTGTGTGTGGGTGGTGAGTACTAGCCAGCTGAGGGTGTCTGAGTCCAGGCACTTGCCTGTGCATCCCTCTGgagcagaaatgcttttctAGAAACacctattttattttacattcctTTTAGGCTGAAGTTGATTCCATTGATGCTCTGGGAAAATACAGAGGACAATGTGAGCCTGTCTTTCTCTTTTATACAGtgagtgaaaatattttcccattagCTGCATAGCAATAAACATGACCTGCTGGTGGGAACAAGTGTCCTTTtggaaagatattttatttatttaacgtGTGATTGGAATTTTATTTGCTCTGTATCTGCTGGTGATCAAATGCTGTGCAGATTAGAATTATACAGGCAGTGTGCTGCCCTATGGAGTCTCCAGGTTCagcctgctgcttctgcaggacCTCACTCCTCTCACAAGCTGCTTTGCTTCATCCTGAGACTGATGAGGAAGCACAAAGGAGATTGTTCCAAGGTTTCCCTCTTGCTGtggagctgagcagctctgagggGAGGAGGGCCTGGTACATATAGTATGGGTGATGTGCTGCTGGGGGGAATTCCAGACTCCAGAGAGCACAACCTGAGCACTTGTTGACTGATTTGCTTTTCACACCTTCCAGGGAGGAGAATTAGTGGCTGTTGTAAGAGGAGCAGATGCACCATTGCTCCAGAAGACCATCCTGGAACAGCTggcaggggaaaggaagggtTTAGAACGTGGAGGAGAGCCTGTGGTGGTAATGGGTCACTAAAGCCTCAAACACCTGTAGATGTGCATGCAAGAGGAGAGGTTCAGCTCCCCAGGACCAGCACAGTTCTAAAGCAGAGCCACTTCCTTGCAAGaatcccctcccctgcccagccagcCTCCTAAGGCACTACCACAGGGCCtggctttgtgtgtgtggtcTAAAATAATGACACTTCTGAGGAGCAAAACTGCCTTAGGTGTGTGTGACCTGGTGCTCTTAAGGCGCCTCTAAagcctgcagctctctgctgacATGTCCTGGCCTGTTCCTGGGAATGCTCTTCCCCCCGCTCTTGCTGTGCCCTGCCTGGACAGGCAGAtcctctgctgtccctgctgagcTGACCTGGcccaggacagcaggagggCTGTTCCTGCTCAGGGGGAGGTGGGGCGTGGGgcctgcctggcacaggctcACCTGGAGGCGGTGTGTGGGATGTTCCTGGCTCAGCCATGTGCTCTTGCTGCTAGGTGCCAGACAGAGCCTtctccagagagcagggaagcaCGGCTCCCCTTCAGGAGGAACAACGGGAAGGACAAACAGGTAAGGCAGGCACAGGTGTAGGGGCCATTCCTCCACTTGGGCACAGATCAGCACACATGGGAGAGTCACCCTGGAACATAAACAGCCCAGCATAGTTTGGGTGTCTGGCATTGTGAAACTGTGGATGTTTATCCTTCCAATGTGTTTTATCTTACATTTGACACCCCTTGCCTTCTGGCCTGGCAAGGGCTCTTGGAAGACCCACACATGGCTTTCTGTTTCCAAgtggttttcaaaagaaaacacagatgctTGGGTTCCAAATCTGGTTACACCATCTCCTGCCTTGTCTAAAATTAGCTATGAATCCCCAAAGGCTTTTGCCTCTTCTCCTAAAAGGGAcattttttcttggctttgctGGGACGGTGCTGCATCCTGGCCCTGTGCATACCAAATCTTAGGCTCCGGAATGCTGGGAATCGAAGCAAAACCCTCCTGGGTTTAGCTGAAGCACCATGGGCTGAAGGGGCGTGAGGGATGTTGGTCTCTGCCTCTCCTTTCTGCGCCTATTGTTAATTTTGTCCATTTCCTTTCCTCGGAGGCTGACGCACCCATCGGGTCCGGGATGACAACCGCAGTTGTGGAGCAGATGCGAGCTTTTTCAATAAATACAAGACTCTCGTGTGGCAGCAGCACCGGCTCCGTGCCCCTCGGTGGCCGCTGGTGGCCCTCGGCGGCCGCCGGCGGCGCGCGGCCCCTTTAAGGCcggcgcgggggcggccccgccgcgctgcGGCTGCGCGGGGAGGAGGCTCCTGCCGCGGGTTCGAGTCCCGGCGGAGCCGGCCCGGCCATGGCCGCGGCCCCCGAGCCAGCGGAGCCCGAGCCGTGCCCGGAGCCGCCCGCGCACCGGCTGAGTGTGGTGGAGCTCGACCGTGAGCTGGACTCTCGCAGCGAGCTGGTGCGTCCCGAACCGCTGCGGAGGCGGCACGGCCGGGCCGCGGGGATTTGAGCCTGCCCGGGCGCTTCCCGCAGGGCCGAGGGGTTCGCTACGGGAGGGTCGGTGGGTCCCTCAGACACACGCGAGGGAGGGTCGGGTCCCTCACACAGACACCTGTGAGACAGAGAATCGGCGGGTCCCTTCACACGGCCGGGAGGGAGGGTCGGGCCCCTCAGACACCTGTCAGAGAGGGTTGGCAGGTCTGCTCAGACACCCGGGAGGGAGGGTCGGCGGCTCCCTTCACACACACCCATGAGGGAGGGTCGGCGGCTCCCTTCACACACACCCATGAGGGAGGGTCGGCGGCTCACTCCAAACACACCCGTGAGGGAGGGTCGGCGGCTCACTCCAAACACACCCATGAGGGAGGGTCGGCGGCTCACTCCAAACACACCCGTGAGGGAGGGTCGGCGGCTCCCTTCACACACCCGTGAGGGAGGGTCGGCGGCTCCCTTCACACACCGGTGAGGGAGGGTCGGCGGCTCCCTCCAAACACACCCGTGAGGGAGGGTCGGCGGCTCCCTTCACACACCCGGGAGGGAGGGTCGGCGGCTCCCTTCCCACACACCCGGGAGGGAGGGTCGGCGGCTCCCTTCACACACACCCATGAGGGAGGGTCGGCGGCTCACTCCAAACACACCCATGAGGGAGGGTCGGCGGCTCACTCCAAACACACCCGGGAGGGAGGGTCGGCGGCTCCCTTCGCACACACCCGGGAGGGAGGGTCGGCGGCTCACTCCAAACACACCCATGAGGGAGGGTCGGCGGCTCCCTTCGCACACACCCGTGAGGGAGGGTCGGCGGCTCCCTTCACACACCCATGAGGGAGGGCCGGCGGCTCCCTTCGCACACACCCGTGAGGGAGGGTCGGCGGCTCCCTTCGCACACACCCGTGAGGGAGGGTCGGCGGCTCACTCCAAACACACCCATGAGGGAGGGTCGGCGGCTCACTCCAAACACACCCATGAGGGAGGGTCGGCGGCTCCCTTCGCACACACCCGTGAGGGAGGGTCGGCGGCTCACTCCAAACACACCCATGAGGGAGGGTCGGCGGCTCCCTTCGCACACACTCGGGAGGGAGGGTCGGCGGCTCACTCCAAACACACCCGTGAGGGAGGGTCGGCGGCTCCCTTCACACACCCGTGAGGGAGGGTCGGCGGCTCCCTTCGCACACACCCGTGAGGGAGGGTCGGCGGCTCCCTTCGCACACACCCGTGAGGGAGGGTCGGCGGCTCCCTTCGCACACACCCGTGAGGGAGGGTCGGCGGCTCCCTTCGCACACACCCGTGAGGGAGGGTCGGCGGCTCCCTTCCCACACACCCGTGAGGGAGGGTCGGCGGCTCCCTTCCCACACACCCGTGAGGGAGGGTCGGCGGCTCCCTTCGCACACACCCGTGAGGGAGGGTCGGGCCCCGCAGACACCCCGCAGAAAGGGTCGGCGGGGGCGTCCCAGGCTATTCTGTGCCAGTTCCAGTATGGTGACATGGGTCACTGTCATTTACGTAGATCTCACGTTCTTCACCGTAtctaggaaaaaacccaacaaccccCAAAGTTCTATATGGTGGGTGCCTGATGTAGCAGGTACAGAGTCAGtcatttaatttctctcttgTTGCAAAACACTTTATAGTGCAATAGCGTGTTTATTCTCAGAACATCAAAAGTATTCTATGACTGTTTCTGGAAATAAGTCTCACACAGCCTCCAAGAAGGAACTATTATCCTCACTCAAGCAGGTGAAACTGTGTGTGACCCTGCCCTCGGAGCTCTCGCCTGCCTTTCTGGGCAGAGGCGTGTGTGCATAGCTGCTTTTCATGTGGCTTTAATTATAATTTGGAAGGTGGAGTAGGCAATCTAAACTCAGGTTGTGGTTTCTGATGTACAGATTGATGATAAAGAATTCGACATTCCTCAAGTTGATACCCCTCCAACACTGGAGAGCATCCTAAATGAGGTGAGTGATCCATTGGACAGGGGTAGGTCAGGTGAGGCAGCACATGCTCCTTTTCCTCTACTCCTACTgtgtttttcctggaaaacaaaattgtaGAACTTGATGGTTTCCTGATGCTCGTAGGTAGCAAGTGCATTCTCAGTGGAGTAATTGCTCTGCAGTGTGTGATatggaattttgttttttttttttttcaattaaaatatccACAGCTGCAGCATAGGAGGTTTTCATCAAGTCTAAGCACATTTCATCTGTAGATCTGGAGAGTCACCTGAAGTCTAGAGATCATGTTAAAGGTCAGGGTCACCAAAGAGTTTTTTTTAGCTAAAAGTAATTGCAGAGTATTCAGGGTAGTTCTGAAGTTGTTGGGAGGAGATGAGAACTGGATTCTTCACAGCTTCATTTGTGTTGTTCCTTTCACATATGCAGCTCTCTGGCAGGAGCAGTAAACAGTCTCAGCATCTGATGTTATCTGTGGTACCTTGCAGGGGAGATCTGACTCTGTCTCACTTGTATCCAACTCCATGTATTTCTGCAGTAGCTGTGTGAGTGCACAATCCTTAGAAATGCAAAGAAGGGCATGGACGTAAAGATAAACTCCAAGAAAACAAGGTTTTTAACAAAATGAGGAGATGGGTGGCTGGATTGCTAGGAAGCTGGTATAAAAGGGAAAGGAACCTGCCAGGAGTGAcagttcttttaaaaacctgCATTAAAAACAGGTGTAAGGTATCCTGAACAGAGACGGTCTAGAAACAAGAGGAGTAGTAGGGGTAGCTGTGTCCTGTTTCTGCTGGTGCCTTGGGTAGCAGAAGTTTAGTAAATTTGGATGTTCTCAAACTGCAAGGACATGCAGTGACATCCATGTCAGAGGAGTAATTCCAAGTCTTAAACTTGAGAGGTAGTCATGAAGAAAATATAGTTCAGTGCAGATAAAGTCTTATTGCAGTATCTCAGTAAATGTAGGATGGGAATGACTGGCAAAACATCTTCTGAAAAGGATTTTAGCAGAGAAGAACCTGTCTGAGCCAAAAAGACAAACAGCTGCAGTTCAGAAAGAGATGCTTGATGGGCACAGGGCTGCCAGGTGTAAGAGAAACGaggggcagctgctctgctccctgctcgtTTGGCATCAGCTGGGGGGTTGTGTTTGCTCGCTCTGGCTCTGTGCTGAGAGAGCAACAGGAGCTGCACTGGCTTTAGAACACATCAGGGAGAATGGCTCTTTGAAAAACTGTAATAAAGAACTCCAGGCTAAGActgaaaggagagagagattgCAAACAGAAGAGCtcagaaaagagcaaaatcAACCATCATGGCAGCTGGAGGGACTGCTGGGCTCTTGGTGCCACTTAGTCAAGTGCTGGAGTAGATGATGATAATTCTAGGCCTTCTCTTGGCAATTTGGAGACTTGGGAACAGCTCTGTTAAAGGTCAGTAAAGTTTTGATGGAGTACATAATatttggggaagaaaagctAGTTGACTTTTTCTCCAGCCCACTTCTGTGATTATTGTGAATTCTGAAAACTGGGTCTTCCACAGAATCAGCCCAGTAAAGTAATAAATAGTTCTAGCTT
This genomic window from Corvus hawaiiensis isolate bCorHaw1 chromosome 10, bCorHaw1.pri.cur, whole genome shotgun sequence contains:
- the NME9 gene encoding thioredoxin domain-containing protein 6 isoform X4; the protein is MAAKKKELVLQINITSQELWEEMLCLKGLIVVDVFQAWCGPCKPVVNLFQKIRNEVGSNLLHFAVAEVDSIDALGKYRGQCEPVFLFYTVPDRAFSREQGSTAPLQEEQREGQTG
- the NME9 gene encoding thioredoxin domain-containing protein 6 isoform X2; amino-acid sequence: MAAKKKELVLQINITSQELWEEMLCLKGLIVVDVFQAWCGPCKPVVNLFQKIRNEVGSNLLHFAVAEVDSIDALGKYRGQWRRISGCCKRSRCTIAPEDHPGTAGRGKEGFRTWRRACGGARQSLLQRAGKHGSPSGGTTGRTNRLTHPSGPG
- the NME9 gene encoding thioredoxin domain-containing protein 6 isoform X1; the encoded protein is MAAKKKELVLQINITSQELWEEMLCLKGLIVVDVFQAWCGPCKPVVNLFQKIRNEVGSNLLHFAVAEVDSIDALGKYRGQCEPVFLFYTGGELVAVVRGADAPLLQKTILEQLAGERKGLERGGEPVVVPDRAFSREQGSTAPLQEEQREGQTG
- the NME9 gene encoding thioredoxin domain-containing protein 6 isoform X3; this translates as MLCLKGLIVVDVFQAWCGPCKPVVNLFQKIRNEVGSNLLHFAVAEVDSIDALGKYRGQCEPVFLFYTGGELVAVVRGADAPLLQKTILEQLAGERKGLERGGEPVVVPDRAFSREQGSTAPLQEEQREGQTG